Proteins encoded together in one Salarchaeum sp. JOR-1 window:
- the uppS gene encoding polyprenyl diphosphate synthase — protein MRDWLRRRVRAGYERLLSREVDGAPEHVAVIQDGNRRYARERGGEATDGYQAGARTTEEMLDWCADLGVEELTLYAFSTENFERPEEQQEHLFDLLTEKLHEFADADRVHDRRVRVRAIGETDRLPPRVRDAIAYADRRTRGYDGFTLNVALAYGGRAELLGAARDIAHSVHAGDLSPDDVTVDEIQGHLHPDRVRDVDLIIRTGGDERTSNFLPWHANGSEAAVYFCAPYWPEFSKVDFLRGIRTYQAREKSWQRARLERALALVRAFGSAELDDARAIIDRLRTRTAIDLPDEEPAD, from the coding sequence ATGCGAGACTGGCTGCGCCGCCGCGTCCGCGCGGGCTACGAGCGACTGCTCTCCCGCGAGGTCGACGGCGCGCCCGAACACGTCGCCGTCATCCAGGACGGCAACCGCCGGTACGCCCGCGAACGCGGCGGCGAAGCCACCGACGGCTATCAGGCCGGCGCCCGAACCACGGAGGAGATGCTGGACTGGTGCGCCGACCTCGGCGTCGAAGAACTCACCCTCTACGCGTTCTCCACCGAGAACTTCGAACGCCCCGAGGAACAACAGGAACACCTCTTCGACCTCCTCACCGAGAAACTCCACGAGTTCGCGGACGCCGACCGCGTCCACGACCGCCGCGTCCGCGTGCGCGCCATCGGCGAAACCGATCGCCTCCCCCCGCGCGTCCGGGACGCCATCGCGTACGCCGACCGCCGCACTCGCGGCTACGACGGCTTCACGCTCAACGTCGCGCTCGCGTACGGCGGCCGCGCCGAACTCCTCGGCGCCGCCCGCGACATCGCCCACTCCGTCCACGCGGGCGACCTCAGCCCGGACGACGTGACCGTCGACGAGATCCAGGGACACCTCCACCCCGACCGCGTCCGCGACGTCGACCTCATCATCCGCACCGGCGGCGACGAACGCACCTCGAACTTCCTCCCCTGGCACGCCAACGGCAGCGAAGCCGCCGTCTACTTCTGCGCGCCGTACTGGCCCGAATTCTCCAAGGTCGACTTCCTCCGCGGCATCCGCACCTACCAAGCCCGCGAGAAATCCTGGCAGCGCGCCCGCCTCGAACGCGCCCTCGCCCTCGTCCGCGCGTTCGGCAGCGCCGAACTCGACGACGCCCGCGCAATCATCGACCGCCTCCGCACCCGAACCGCCATCGACCTCCCCGACGAAGAGCCCGCGGACTAA
- a CDS encoding Lrp/AsnC family transcriptional regulator yields the protein MTETGLDDRERAVINAFQGGFPVVRHPFEPAAEALRGRGIDVDAAELVELVRELDDEGVLTRFGALINAEEIGGQATLVAMHAPAESFEETAELVNDHREVAHNYEREHPHLNMWFVLSVADEERVGEVLGEIEEETGQETYNLPKQQEFRVEAKFLVDGPVQDGDVDLSHLGPSPARTDREALTPAERDLVLAIQDGLPITPTPYADVAAEIGQDAEWVVEALRRFNEEGKVRRVGVIPNHYALGYTENGMTVWDVPDDAVSEVGPAVASLDFVTHCYERPRHEGVWPYNFFAMTHGRSEEESEARIQQVREVMSEYWDVGDDDWDTLFSTRILKKTGLRMAERADANTEADSEE from the coding sequence ATGACTGAGACGGGCCTCGACGACCGGGAACGCGCGGTCATCAACGCGTTCCAGGGCGGGTTTCCGGTCGTCCGTCATCCGTTCGAACCGGCCGCGGAAGCGCTCCGCGGACGGGGTATCGACGTGGACGCCGCGGAGCTCGTGGAGCTGGTTCGAGAGTTAGACGACGAGGGAGTGTTGACGCGGTTTGGTGCGCTCATCAACGCGGAGGAGATCGGCGGGCAGGCGACGCTGGTCGCGATGCACGCGCCAGCGGAGTCGTTCGAAGAGACCGCCGAGCTGGTGAACGACCACCGGGAGGTCGCGCACAACTACGAGCGCGAACACCCCCACCTGAACATGTGGTTCGTGCTCTCCGTCGCGGACGAGGAGCGCGTCGGCGAGGTGCTCGGAGAGATCGAGGAGGAGACCGGCCAGGAGACGTACAATCTGCCGAAGCAACAGGAGTTCCGCGTGGAGGCGAAGTTCCTCGTCGACGGCCCCGTGCAGGACGGCGACGTAGACCTCTCGCACCTCGGACCGAGCCCCGCCCGGACGGATCGGGAGGCGTTGACGCCGGCGGAGCGCGACCTCGTGCTCGCGATCCAGGACGGCCTCCCGATAACGCCGACGCCGTACGCGGACGTGGCCGCGGAGATCGGGCAGGACGCCGAGTGGGTGGTGGAGGCGCTCAGGCGGTTCAACGAGGAGGGGAAGGTCAGGCGGGTGGGCGTGATTCCGAACCACTACGCGCTCGGGTACACGGAGAACGGGATGACGGTGTGGGACGTGCCGGACGACGCCGTGTCGGAGGTCGGGCCGGCGGTCGCGAGTCTCGATTTCGTGACGCACTGCTACGAGCGGCCGCGCCACGAGGGCGTGTGGCCGTACAACTTCTTCGCGATGACGCACGGCCGCAGCGAGGAAGAGAGCGAGGCGCGCATCCAGCAGGTGCGAGAGGTGATGAGCGAGTACTGGGACGTCGGGGACGACGACTGGGACACGCTGTTCTCGACGCGAATCCTCAAGAAGACGGGGCTTCGGATGGCGGAGCGCGCGGACGCGAACACCGAGGCGGACTCGGAGGAGTAG
- a CDS encoding DUF5778 family protein, producing the protein MSETLNADLYRRAVELLKPGDIELHGAVVHTSLDGEEESMMHQLTLDAGDAIAEHVTDEDTYVYSGNDSDEFGVNQHHGRTIDGDEFVWECQQLMREGTYDVVLYWEATDDHNAVLADLREVANADEVVGVTEDEYFA; encoded by the coding sequence ATGAGTGAGACGCTGAACGCGGACCTCTACCGGCGCGCGGTCGAACTCCTCAAGCCCGGCGACATCGAGTTACACGGCGCGGTCGTCCACACGAGTCTCGACGGGGAGGAGGAGAGCATGATGCATCAGCTCACGCTCGACGCGGGCGACGCTATCGCCGAGCACGTCACGGACGAGGACACGTACGTGTACTCGGGGAACGACAGCGACGAGTTCGGCGTGAACCAGCACCACGGCCGCACCATCGACGGCGACGAGTTCGTCTGGGAGTGCCAGCAGCTCATGCGGGAGGGGACGTACGACGTGGTGCTGTACTGGGAGGCGACGGACGATCACAACGCGGTTCTCGCCGACCTGCGCGAGGTGGCGAACGCGGACGAGGTCGTCGGCGTGACGGAGGACGAGTACTTCGCGTAG
- a CDS encoding undecaprenyl diphosphate synthase family protein produces MGVYDHYLAVRVRRDDAPTPDHVALVLTERDLLEQGAYDTLSDAFAWAFDYGAQRVTVYVSVLDEAAVPTLERELAAVDAPRELAVRGPNDTERADAPIQISVGLGGKHEFADAVQSIAESVESGDLDPDDVDESEIESRLVFPDEPDLVVKTGAERLSDFMIWQSVYAELYFTDVNWRDFRKRDYLRAIRDYQNRQRRFGR; encoded by the coding sequence GTGGGCGTCTACGACCACTACCTCGCCGTTCGCGTACGCCGGGACGACGCGCCGACCCCCGACCACGTCGCGCTCGTCCTCACCGAACGCGACCTCCTCGAGCAGGGCGCGTACGACACGCTCAGCGACGCGTTCGCGTGGGCGTTCGACTACGGCGCACAGCGCGTGACGGTGTACGTGAGCGTGCTCGACGAGGCCGCCGTTCCGACGCTCGAGCGCGAGCTCGCCGCCGTCGACGCGCCCCGCGAGCTCGCCGTCCGCGGCCCCAACGACACCGAACGCGCCGACGCACCCATCCAGATTTCGGTGGGTCTCGGCGGCAAACACGAGTTCGCGGACGCCGTCCAGTCCATCGCCGAATCCGTCGAGTCCGGCGACCTCGACCCCGACGACGTGGACGAATCCGAGATCGAGTCCCGCCTCGTCTTCCCCGACGAACCCGACCTCGTCGTCAAGACCGGCGCGGAACGCCTCAGCGACTTCATGATCTGGCAGTCCGTCTACGCCGAACTCTACTTCACCGACGTGAACTGGCGGGACTTCCGGAAGCGCGACTACCTCCGCGCCATCAGGGATTACCAGAACCGTCAGCGGAGGTTTGGCCGCTAG
- the hemA gene encoding glutamyl-tRNA reductase — protein sequence MNENLGVIAGVRVSHDHATLDDIEAARLGSDADVVTALLDEPGVREAFAVQTCHRVEAYVVADDESTGDRALDAVFGDAPVVGMNHEASLRHLLRVAAGLESVVLGEDQILGQLRDAFETAREAGGIGPVLREAVTKALHVGERARNETTINEGVVSLGSAATRLADRETGLAGASALVVGAGEMGALAAKAFDASRAENLVVANRTVTHAEWVLEELETASAAVSLDALDDHVASADVVVTATGSDDPLVTKKTVQGAGETLLVDLGQPRDVAPAVSEVEGVWVRDLDDIEAVTDATRDKRADAARDVERIVTEEFERLLAQYKRKRADEVIATMYESAERLKARELDTAFSKLDAEGELNDAQRETVEALADSLVSQILAAPTRSLRDAAEDDDWQTIATALELFDPDLDGSSPLADADPSAWAAAETEDD from the coding sequence GTGAACGAGAACTTGGGCGTCATCGCGGGCGTTCGCGTCTCGCACGACCACGCCACGCTGGACGATATCGAGGCCGCGCGGCTCGGGAGCGACGCGGACGTGGTCACCGCGTTGCTCGACGAGCCGGGCGTCCGGGAGGCGTTCGCCGTGCAGACCTGTCACCGGGTGGAGGCGTACGTGGTGGCGGACGACGAGTCCACCGGCGACCGCGCGCTCGACGCGGTGTTCGGGGACGCGCCCGTCGTCGGGATGAACCACGAGGCGAGCCTTCGCCACCTCCTCCGGGTGGCGGCCGGCCTCGAATCGGTCGTGCTCGGCGAAGACCAGATTCTGGGCCAGCTCCGGGACGCGTTCGAGACGGCGCGGGAGGCTGGTGGCATCGGCCCCGTGCTCCGCGAGGCCGTAACGAAGGCGTTGCACGTCGGGGAGCGCGCCCGGAACGAGACCACGATCAACGAGGGCGTGGTGAGCCTCGGGAGCGCGGCGACCCGGCTCGCGGATCGCGAGACCGGGCTGGCGGGCGCGAGCGCGCTCGTCGTCGGTGCGGGCGAGATGGGCGCGCTCGCCGCGAAGGCGTTCGACGCGAGCAGGGCGGAGAACCTCGTCGTCGCGAACCGCACAGTGACGCACGCCGAGTGGGTGCTCGAAGAGCTGGAGACGGCGAGCGCGGCGGTGAGCCTGGACGCGCTCGACGACCACGTCGCGTCAGCGGACGTGGTCGTCACCGCCACCGGAAGCGACGACCCCCTCGTGACGAAGAAGACCGTGCAGGGCGCGGGCGAGACGCTCCTCGTCGACCTCGGGCAGCCGCGGGACGTCGCGCCCGCCGTCTCGGAGGTCGAGGGCGTGTGGGTGCGCGACCTCGACGACATCGAGGCGGTCACGGACGCGACGCGGGATAAGCGCGCTGACGCCGCCCGCGATGTCGAGCGCATCGTCACCGAGGAGTTCGAGCGGTTGCTCGCGCAGTACAAGCGAAAGCGCGCGGACGAGGTCATCGCGACGATGTACGAGAGCGCGGAGCGCCTGAAGGCGCGCGAGCTCGACACCGCGTTCTCGAAGCTCGACGCGGAGGGCGAGTTGAACGACGCCCAGCGGGAGACGGTGGAGGCGCTCGCGGACTCCCTCGTCTCCCAGATTCTCGCCGCGCCCACGCGGAGTCTGCGGGACGCGGCGGAGGACGACGACTGGCAGACCATCGCGACCGCGCTCGAACTGTTCGACCCCGACCTCGACGGCAGCAGTCCGCTCGCGGACGCCGACCCGAGCGCGTGGGCGGCCGCCGAGACCGAGGACGACTAG
- a CDS encoding bifunctional precorrin-2 dehydrogenase/sirohydrochlorin ferrochelatase, giving the protein MIPLAHDFRGEAVLVFGGGRVGARKARHFASEADVLVVSPEFADAAFGDADLVRAAPGPNGVSEWVERVEPVLVVAATDSADVNDAAEEAAREHGSLVNRADESGGRRAGSVTVPATVEDDPVTVAVSTGGSSPALAKHLRERVADEIAGAGGMADLSGAVREELKAAGVPPDDRRRAVRRLVRAPSVWKALRTRGANPRQQAEVVLADELGEQYSP; this is encoded by the coding sequence ATGATTCCGCTCGCGCACGACTTCAGGGGGGAGGCCGTGCTGGTGTTCGGCGGCGGTCGGGTGGGCGCGCGGAAGGCCCGTCACTTCGCGAGCGAGGCGGACGTGCTAGTCGTGAGTCCCGAGTTCGCGGACGCCGCGTTCGGTGACGCCGACCTCGTCCGCGCGGCCCCCGGCCCGAACGGGGTTTCGGAGTGGGTGGAGCGCGTCGAGCCCGTGCTCGTGGTCGCCGCGACGGATTCTGCGGACGTGAACGACGCCGCGGAGGAGGCGGCGCGCGAGCACGGCTCGCTCGTGAATCGCGCGGACGAATCCGGGGGGCGGCGAGCGGGGAGCGTGACCGTTCCGGCGACCGTCGAGGACGACCCGGTGACTGTCGCGGTTTCGACGGGCGGGTCGAGTCCCGCGCTCGCGAAGCACCTCCGGGAGCGCGTGGCGGACGAGATAGCGGGCGCTGGCGGGATGGCCGACCTCTCCGGCGCGGTCCGCGAGGAGCTGAAGGCGGCGGGCGTCCCGCCGGACGACCGGCGGAGGGCAGTGCGGCGGCTGGTGCGAGCGCCGTCGGTTTGGAAGGCTTTACGTACGCGTGGGGCGAATCCTCGCCAACAAGCCGAGGTCGTCCTCGCGGACGAACTCGGGGAGCAGTACTCACCGTGA